In the genome of Pseudomonas putida, one region contains:
- a CDS encoding methyl-accepting chemotaxis protein has protein sequence MAQITALFLVLILAIILLFANFAYLNTQSNYDKQYIGHAGELRVLSQRIAKNATEAAAGKALAFKLLSDARNDFERRWRYLREGDKATGLPPAPLTVRDEMDAVRQDWDNLRKNTDTILASEQTVLSLHQVAATLAETVPQLQVEYEKVVEILLQSGAPASQVAVAQRQLLLAERILGSVNTVLAGDDTSVQAADAFGRDASRFGQVLEGMLGGNPAIHVTKVEDADARARLAEIAELFQFVSGSVDEILETSPELLRVREAAGNIFSLSQTLLDEASHLANSFENLASGRTLATVGGYLLGLVALASIILIGLVMVRATHRQLRETAEKNERNQQAIMRLLDEIEELADGDLTVTVSVTEDFTGAIADSINYSVDQLRDLVATINHSAEQVAAAVQDTQNTARQLAKASEHQAEQISEASLAVGDMVESIDRVSSHAYESAKVAERSVAIANKGNEVVHNTIHGMDNIREQIQDTAKRIKRLGESSQEIGDIVSLIDDIADQTNILALNAAIQASLAGEAGRGFAVVADEVQRLAERSSSATRQIEALVRTIQVDTNEAVISMEQTTAEVVRGARLAQDAGVALAEIEGVSQTLAELIHSISDAAQLQTSSAGQISHTMAVIQQITAQTSAGSSATADSIRHLARMASEMRRSVSGFTLPAPAERR, from the coding sequence ATCGCGCAGATCACCGCGCTGTTTCTGGTGCTGATCCTGGCGATCATCCTGCTGTTCGCCAACTTCGCCTACCTCAATACCCAGTCCAACTACGACAAGCAGTACATCGGCCATGCCGGCGAGTTGCGTGTGCTGTCCCAGCGCATCGCCAAGAACGCCACCGAGGCGGCAGCCGGCAAGGCTCTGGCGTTCAAGCTGCTGTCCGATGCGCGCAATGACTTCGAGCGGCGTTGGCGCTACCTGCGCGAGGGCGACAAGGCCACTGGGCTGCCGCCTGCGCCGCTGACCGTGCGTGACGAGATGGACGCGGTCCGCCAGGACTGGGACAACCTGCGCAAGAATACCGACACCATCCTGGCCAGCGAGCAGACCGTGCTGTCGCTGCATCAGGTGGCGGCGACGCTGGCCGAGACCGTGCCGCAGTTGCAGGTCGAATACGAAAAAGTCGTGGAGATCCTTCTGCAGAGCGGTGCCCCGGCGAGCCAGGTGGCGGTAGCCCAGCGCCAGTTGCTGTTGGCCGAGCGCATCCTCGGCTCGGTGAACACCGTGCTGGCCGGCGACGACACCTCGGTGCAGGCCGCCGACGCCTTTGGCCGCGATGCCAGTCGCTTTGGGCAGGTCCTCGAAGGTATGCTCGGCGGCAACCCGGCGATTCACGTGACCAAGGTCGAGGACGCCGATGCCCGCGCCCGGCTGGCCGAAATCGCCGAACTGTTCCAGTTCGTCTCAGGCTCTGTGGACGAAATCCTCGAAACGTCGCCCGAGCTACTGCGCGTGCGGGAGGCGGCCGGCAATATCTTCAGCCTCTCGCAAACCCTGCTCGATGAAGCCTCACACCTGGCCAACAGCTTCGAGAACCTGGCCAGCGGCCGCACCCTGGCCACTGTCGGCGGTTATCTGTTGGGGTTGGTGGCGCTGGCTTCGATCATCCTCATTGGCCTCGTGATGGTGCGCGCCACCCACCGCCAGCTGCGCGAGACCGCCGAGAAGAACGAGCGCAACCAGCAGGCGATCATGCGTCTACTGGACGAGATCGAGGAGCTGGCCGATGGCGACCTCACTGTCACGGTGTCGGTCACCGAGGACTTCACCGGCGCCATCGCCGATTCGATCAACTATTCGGTCGACCAGTTGCGCGACCTGGTGGCCACCATCAACCACAGTGCCGAGCAAGTCGCCGCCGCCGTGCAGGACACCCAGAACACCGCACGTCAGCTGGCCAAGGCCTCCGAACACCAGGCCGAGCAGATCAGCGAGGCGTCCCTGGCGGTGGGCGACATGGTCGAGTCGATCGACCGGGTGTCGTCCCACGCCTACGAATCGGCCAAGGTGGCCGAGCGTTCGGTGGCCATTGCCAACAAGGGCAACGAGGTGGTGCACAACACCATCCACGGCATGGACAACATCCGTGAACAGATCCAGGACACCGCCAAGCGGATCAAACGCCTGGGCGAGTCCTCCCAGGAGATTGGCGATATCGTCAGCCTGATCGACGACATTGCCGACCAGACCAACATCCTCGCACTCAATGCCGCGATCCAGGCGTCCCTTGCCGGCGAGGCGGGGCGCGGTTTTGCCGTGGTCGCCGATGAGGTGCAGCGCCTGGCCGAACGCTCCTCGTCGGCTACCCGACAGATCGAGGCGCTGGTGCGGACCATTCAGGTCGATACCAACGAGGCGGTGATCTCCATGGAGCAGACCACCGCCGAAGTGGTGCGCGGTGCGCGCCTGGCCCAGGACGCCGGAGTGGCCTTGGCCGAGATCGAAGGGGTGTCGCAGACCCTCGCCGAGCTGATCCACAGTATTTCCGATGCGGCCCAGTTGCAGACCTCCTCGGCCGGGCAGATCTCCCACACCATGGCGGTGATCCAGCAAATCACTGCCCAGACCTCGGCCGGCTCCAGCGCCACCGCCGACAGCATCCGCCACCTGGCGCGCATGGCCAGCGAGATGCGTCGCTCGGTGTCCGGGTTCACTCTGCCGGCACCCGCCGAGCGGCGTTGA
- a CDS encoding chemotaxis protein CheW, whose translation MTTRPHGASLTAFELLLDIDRRCRLLVADQPLQDTRVQQWSGIGFRIAGQWFVAPMGEVAEVLHEPRSSRVPGVQPWVCGVANLRGRLLPVMDLSAFFGLGPAVAGKQRRVLVLDHEELFAGLLVDEVLGLQHFALSSLELSPPQPLLRAAAPFVQGHFPRERNWAIFSPFALAQAPGFLDVAL comes from the coding sequence TTGACCACCCGCCCCCATGGCGCGTCGCTGACCGCCTTCGAGCTGTTGCTGGACATCGACCGGCGCTGTCGCCTGCTGGTGGCCGACCAGCCCCTGCAGGACACCCGTGTGCAGCAGTGGAGCGGCATTGGGTTTCGCATTGCCGGGCAGTGGTTCGTGGCCCCCATGGGCGAAGTCGCCGAGGTTTTGCATGAGCCGCGCAGCAGCCGGGTCCCGGGTGTGCAGCCTTGGGTCTGTGGTGTGGCCAACCTGCGTGGCCGGCTGCTGCCGGTGATGGACCTGAGCGCCTTCTTTGGCCTGGGGCCGGCCGTGGCGGGCAAGCAACGTCGGGTGCTGGTGCTGGATCACGAGGAGCTGTTCGCAGGTCTCTTGGTGGACGAGGTCCTTGGCCTTCAGCACTTCGCCCTGAGCAGTCTGGAGCTGTCGCCACCGCAGCCCTTGCTGCGCGCCGCGGCGCCCTTCGTCCAGGGCCATTTCCCCCGTGAACGCAACTGGGCGATCTTCAGCCCGTTCGCCCTGGCCCAGGCGCCGGGCTTTCTCGACGTGGCGTTGTAG
- the pilH gene encoding twitching motility response regulator PilH, whose product MARVLIVDDSPTEMYRLTAWLEKHGHQVLKADNGADGVALARQEKPDAVLMDIVMPGMNGFQATRQLSKDPETRAIPVIVVTTKDQETDRVWATRQGARDFLTKPVDEAALISKLKEVLQA is encoded by the coding sequence ATGGCCCGAGTTTTGATCGTCGACGATTCGCCGACAGAGATGTACAGACTGACCGCCTGGCTGGAGAAGCATGGCCACCAGGTGCTCAAGGCCGACAACGGCGCCGATGGCGTGGCCCTGGCCCGCCAGGAAAAGCCCGACGCAGTGCTGATGGACATCGTCATGCCTGGCATGAATGGCTTCCAGGCCACCCGCCAGTTGAGCAAGGACCCTGAGACCCGGGCCATTCCGGTGATCGTGGTCACCACCAAGGACCAGGAGACCGACCGGGTCTGGGCCACGCGCCAGGGCGCGCGGGACTTCCTGACCAAGCCTGTGGACGAGGCGGCCCTGATCAGCAAACTCAAAGAAGTGCTCCAGGCTTGA
- a CDS encoding response regulator: MEQPLKVMVIDDSRTIRRTAQMLLGEAGCEVITASDGFDALAKIVDHKPQVIFVDVLMPRLDGYQTCAVIKQNSAFKDTPVILLSSRDGLFDKARGRVVGSDQFLTKPFSKEELLDAIRAHVPGFVAQEQHAP; encoded by the coding sequence ATGGAACAACCCCTGAAGGTGATGGTGATCGACGATTCGCGCACGATCCGCCGCACCGCGCAGATGTTGCTCGGCGAGGCCGGCTGCGAGGTGATCACCGCCAGTGATGGTTTCGATGCCCTGGCCAAGATCGTCGATCACAAGCCCCAGGTCATCTTCGTCGATGTGCTGATGCCTCGCCTGGACGGTTACCAGACCTGCGCGGTGATCAAGCAGAACAGCGCCTTCAAGGACACCCCGGTCATCCTGCTGTCCTCGCGCGATGGCCTGTTCGACAAGGCCCGTGGCCGGGTCGTCGGCTCCGACCAGTTCCTGACCAAACCATTCAGCAAGGAAGAACTGCTCGATGCGATCAGGGCCCACGTGCCCGGTTTCGTCGCGCAAGAACAACACGCACCCTGA
- the gshB gene encoding glutathione synthase produces MSVRLGIVMDPIASISYKKDSSLAMLLAAQERGWSLFYMEQRDLYLGAGQARAQMRPLKVFADPARWFELGEEQDSALSELDVILMRKDPPFDMEFVYSTYLLEQAEREGVLVVNRPQSLRDCNEKLFATRFPQCMAPTLVSRRVDILREFANSRGDVILKPLDGMGGASVFRHRKDDPNLSVILETLTQHGTQQIMAQEYLPEIKDGDKRILMIDGEPVPYCLARIPASGETRGNLAAGGRGEARPLTERDRWIAAQVGPTLREKGLLFVGLDVIGDYLTEINVTSPTCIREIDTAYDTHIGAQLMDAIDRKLKAR; encoded by the coding sequence ATGAGCGTTCGCCTCGGGATTGTCATGGACCCCATCGCGTCCATCTCCTACAAAAAGGACAGCTCGCTGGCCATGCTGCTGGCGGCCCAGGAACGTGGCTGGAGCCTGTTCTACATGGAGCAGCGCGACCTCTACCTGGGCGCAGGCCAGGCCCGAGCCCAGATGCGCCCGCTGAAGGTGTTCGCCGATCCGGCCCGCTGGTTCGAGCTAGGCGAGGAGCAGGACAGCGCCCTGAGCGAGCTGGATGTGATCCTGATGCGCAAGGATCCGCCGTTCGACATGGAGTTCGTCTACAGCACCTACCTGCTGGAGCAGGCCGAGCGCGAAGGCGTGCTGGTGGTCAACCGCCCGCAGAGCCTGCGCGATTGCAACGAGAAGCTGTTCGCTACTCGGTTCCCGCAGTGCATGGCCCCCACGCTGGTCAGCCGCCGCGTGGACATCCTGCGCGAGTTCGCCAACAGCCGTGGCGACGTGATTCTCAAGCCGCTGGACGGCATGGGCGGCGCCTCGGTGTTCCGCCATCGCAAGGACGACCCCAACCTGTCGGTGATCCTCGAGACCCTCACCCAGCACGGCACCCAGCAGATCATGGCCCAGGAGTACCTGCCGGAAATCAAGGACGGCGACAAGCGCATCCTGATGATCGACGGCGAGCCAGTGCCCTACTGCCTGGCGCGCATTCCGGCCAGCGGCGAGACCCGCGGCAACCTGGCCGCCGGCGGCCGTGGCGAAGCCCGCCCGCTGACCGAGCGCGACCGCTGGATCGCTGCCCAGGTCGGCCCGACCCTGCGCGAGAAGGGGCTGTTGTTCGTTGGCCTGGACGTGATCGGCGACTACCTCACCGAGATCAACGTCACCAGCCCGACCTGCATCCGCGAGATCGATACCGCCTACGACACCCACATCGGTGCCCAACTGATGGACGCCATTGATCGCAAGCTCAAGGCGCGCTGA